AGAAGTGTTGTTTTTCAGCAACAACGCGCAGTTTTCCCCGGTCATGAAATCAATCCGACAATCCGGATAGCTTTTTTTTATACTGCTGACCAGATGAGTCGTCTGTAAAACATCACCGAGAGATGACATTTTTATGATCAGTACTTTAAATGAGGTTTTCATAGCATTCTTTTACAAAATTATTTAATAAAGTATAACACATCAGTAATTTTTTAGTCATATGTCCCGCTTTTCATTACGGTGATTTTATCAAAGATATGGGCAAGATTTTTAAAAAGCGGTAATATTATAAAACTATGTTAAAAAGTTTAATCAGTGTTTTAATCCCTGTATATAATGAAAAGGATACAATAGAGGAAATATTAAAAAAAGTTCATAATGCACCATATCCTGACGGTTTTGATTATGAAGTAATTTGTGTTAATGACGCTTCTACAGACGGCACAACGAACTTGTTGAAAAATTATTCTAACGATAAAGTAGTTATTATTGATAAACTGGTAAATCAGGGTAAGGGTGCCGCAATCAAAACAGCTCTGGAAGTAGCTCAGGGTGACATTATTATTATTCAGGATGCTGATCTGGAATATAATCCTAATGACTACCCAAAATTAATCGCTCCTATTATAGAAGGTCATGCGGACGTTGTTTTCGGTTCGCGGTTTTTGGGAGGCAGCGGTCCGCATCGGGTATTATTTTTCTGGCATAGTATCGGTAATAAAATATTGACATTTCTTTCCAATATGCTAACAAATTTGAATTTAACAGATATGGAAACCTGTTACAAGGTTTTTACCAGAAAAGCTATAACAGATGTAGATATCAAATCCAGACGGTTTGGCATTGAACCGGAACTAACAGCGAAATTTGCAAAAAAAAGATTGAAGATATATGAAGTCCCCATTTCCTATTATGGAAGAGATTACCAGGAAGGGAAAAAAATTACCTGGCGTGACGGTATCAGCGCAATGTACTATATTTTTAAATATAATTTGTTTAACTAATGGAAGTTTTTTGATTTATAGCCATATCTTTTACTTTTAGAAAATATACTTTTAATCCTGAAATCGATGATCAGCATAATCATTCTGATCCCAAGAACAAAAGCTTTTGCAAGGCTTCCCGTAACCGAAGATTTTCCGATTCTTTCCAAATAATTAACAGGGATTTGAATAATTTTCAGATCATGAGCGATTGATAAAAGAATCATTTCAGGCCCAAAATAATTACCCCCGACCGTAAAATAGGGTTTAATCTTATTTAACCCGCTGCGGGAGACGAGTCTCATTGTGCAGCCCACGTCCGACAAAGAAATAGTGTTAAATAAAACTTCTATGATTTTAGCTACGAACCAGTTGCCGTGCCTGAGAAATTTGCCCATGTTTGCTCCGGACCAGATAAATGTCGATACTGTGCGCGTACCATAAACAATTTCGCAATCGCTGGCATAGGCCAGCAGTTTAAAGATATCATTGGCTTTGAATGTTCCATCCGGTTCACAAACAATCATCAGGTCGCCCGAAGATTCTGTTAAGCCCCGCTGAATAGCATGCCCGTACCCCTGTTTTGTCTCAAGAATTTCTTTGGCCCTGGTTTTGCTTATTTCAGCAGATGTACCGGC
The Candidatus Margulisiibacteriota bacterium genome window above contains:
- a CDS encoding glycosyltransferase family 2 protein, coding for MLKSLISVLIPVYNEKDTIEEILKKVHNAPYPDGFDYEVICVNDASTDGTTNLLKNYSNDKVVIIDKLVNQGKGAAIKTALEVAQGDIIIIQDADLEYNPNDYPKLIAPIIEGHADVVFGSRFLGGSGPHRVLFFWHSIGNKILTFLSNMLTNLNLTDMETCYKVFTRKAITDVDIKSRRFGIEPELTAKFAKKRLKIYEVPISYYGRDYQEGKKITWRDGISAMYYIFKYNLFN
- a CDS encoding glycosyltransferase family 2 protein; this translates as MYNDKKISVILPTYNEKDSIYQCIEDFYATGVVDEVLVINNNAAAGTSAEISKTRAKEILETKQGYGHAIQRGLTESSGDLMIVCEPDGTFKANDIFKLLAYASDCEIVYGTRTVSTFIWSGANMGKFLRHGNWFVAKIIEVLFNTISLSDVGCTMRLVSRSGLNKIKPYFTVGGNYFGPEMILLSIAHDLKIIQIPVNYLERIGKSSVTGSLAKAFVLGIRMIMLIIDFRIKSIFSKSKRYGYKSKNFH